A single Streptococcus thermophilus DNA region contains:
- a CDS encoding L-lactate MFS transporter has product MLAKNRYLIASCGVILHLMLGSTYAWSVYRNPIIAETGWNQSSIAFAFSLAIFCLGMSAAFMGQVVDKFGPRVTGTISAILYASGNILTGVALANHSLLLLYLGYGVLGGIGLGTGYVTPVSMIIKWFPDKRGLATGLAIMGFGFASLLTSPISYFLITKYDVINTFYLLGVAYFLVMLIVSQFLKFPYYSEQDTNDSHKQLSQGIGAKKALKTVEFYLLWLILFINISCGLALISVVSPMAQDVAGMTANQAAIIVGLMGIFNGFGRLLWASLSDYIGRPLTCTILFVVNILMTISLIFLHAPALFTIAMAVLMTCYGAGFSLIPPYLSDIFGAKELATMHGYILTAWGMAALAGPMLLAVIYSATKSYTSTLVVFILLYLFALAITLCLKSQKRK; this is encoded by the coding sequence ATGTTAGCCAAAAATCGTTACCTCATCGCAAGCTGCGGTGTTATCTTGCATTTAATGTTGGGATCTACTTATGCTTGGAGTGTTTATCGTAATCCTATTATCGCTGAAACTGGCTGGAATCAATCGTCAATTGCTTTTGCCTTCTCACTTGCGATTTTCTGTCTGGGCATGTCTGCTGCCTTTATGGGACAAGTTGTTGATAAATTTGGTCCTAGGGTGACTGGGACCATCTCAGCTATCCTGTACGCATCTGGAAATATTTTAACCGGTGTTGCACTTGCTAATCATAGTCTTTTACTACTTTATCTAGGCTATGGTGTTCTTGGCGGTATCGGGCTTGGTACGGGCTATGTCACACCCGTATCAATGATTATCAAGTGGTTTCCTGATAAACGTGGGCTGGCAACTGGGCTAGCTATCATGGGGTTTGGCTTTGCCTCTCTTTTAACCAGTCCAATTTCGTATTTCTTAATCACCAAATATGATGTTATCAACACCTTTTACCTGTTAGGTGTGGCTTATTTTCTGGTTATGCTTATCGTCTCACAATTTCTCAAATTTCCATACTACAGTGAACAGGATACTAACGACAGTCATAAGCAATTAAGCCAAGGTATTGGGGCTAAAAAAGCCTTAAAAACGGTTGAATTTTACCTGCTCTGGCTAATTCTCTTCATCAACATTTCTTGTGGGCTTGCCTTAATCTCTGTTGTCTCACCTATGGCACAAGATGTAGCTGGCATGACTGCTAACCAAGCTGCCATTATCGTCGGGCTTATGGGAATTTTCAATGGCTTTGGAAGATTGCTCTGGGCTAGCTTGTCAGACTATATTGGTCGTCCGCTGACCTGCACTATTTTATTTGTTGTTAATATCCTCATGACTATATCTCTCATATTCCTTCACGCGCCAGCATTATTCACCATTGCCATGGCTGTGCTCATGACTTGCTACGGAGCTGGCTTCTCACTCATTCCACCGTATCTTAGCGATATTTTCGGTGCTAAAGAGCTAGCAACCATGCACGGTTATATTTTAACAGCTTGGGGAATGGCTGCGCTAGCAGGTCCAATGTTGCTTGCTGTCATATACTCAGCAACCAAATCATACACAAGCACTCTTGTCGTCTTCATCCTACTTTATCTATTTGCGCTAGCTATTACACTTTGTCTAAAATCACAAAAAAGAAAATAA
- the pta gene encoding phosphate acetyltransferase, with protein MRSLFGELREHISGKGVRIVFPEGNDDRVVRAAARLKFEELVDPIILGDPTEVHKILNDLGFVDFNCTIINPETYEGFEEMKEKFVEVRKGKATIEDADKLLRDVNYFGVMLVKLGLADGMVSGAIHSTADTVRPALQIIKTKPGVSRTSGVFLMNREDTNHRLMFADCAINIEPNSQELAEIAINTAETAKVFGIDPKVAMLSFSTKGSAKSPKVDRVVQATNIAKEMRPDLAIDGELQFDAAFVPATAAIKAPDSDVAGQANVFVFPCLQAGNIGYKIAQRLGMFEAIGPILQGLNKPVNDLSRGASAEDIYNLAIITAAQALNN; from the coding sequence ATGCGTAGTCTATTTGGTGAACTTCGTGAACATATTTCAGGGAAAGGTGTTAGGATTGTTTTCCCTGAGGGTAATGATGACCGTGTGGTTCGTGCAGCTGCCCGTTTGAAATTTGAAGAATTAGTTGATCCTATTATTTTGGGAGACCCAACAGAGGTTCACAAAATCTTGAACGATCTTGGTTTTGTAGACTTTAACTGTACTATTATTAATCCTGAAACCTATGAAGGCTTCGAGGAAATGAAGGAAAAATTTGTTGAAGTCCGTAAAGGGAAAGCGACAATTGAAGATGCAGACAAGTTGCTTCGTGATGTCAACTATTTTGGTGTTATGCTAGTTAAACTTGGTTTAGCAGATGGAATGGTTTCAGGCGCGATTCACTCAACAGCGGATACCGTTCGTCCTGCTCTTCAAATTATCAAAACGAAACCTGGTGTTTCTCGTACATCAGGTGTCTTCCTTATGAACCGTGAAGACACCAATCATCGCTTGATGTTTGCCGACTGTGCTATCAATATTGAACCAAATTCTCAAGAATTAGCAGAAATTGCAATTAATACTGCAGAAACAGCTAAAGTTTTTGGTATTGATCCTAAAGTGGCGATGCTTAGCTTCTCAACAAAAGGTTCCGCTAAATCACCAAAAGTTGACAGGGTTGTTCAAGCAACAAATATTGCTAAAGAAATGCGTCCTGACTTGGCTATTGATGGTGAGTTGCAGTTTGATGCAGCCTTTGTTCCAGCAACAGCAGCTATTAAGGCACCAGACAGTGACGTAGCAGGACAAGCTAACGTCTTTGTCTTCCCATGTTTACAGGCTGGTAATATTGGTTATAAGATTGCCCAACGTTTGGGAATGTTTGAGGCTATCGGACCAATCTTACAAGGTCTTAATAAACCAGTAAACGATCTTTCTCGTGGTGCTAGTGCTGAAGATATTTACAACTTAGCTATTATCACAGCTGCTCAAGCTCTTAATAATTAA
- a CDS encoding RluA family pseudouridine synthase, giving the protein MRYEFTVGRSCRVKTFLKEHDISKGLLAKIKFEGGHIWVNGEEQFATYPVHEGDVVAIEIPDEAPHETLKPIPFDLDIVYEDDNFLVINKPYGYASIPSVNHDNTMANFVKHHFVSNNYPNQRVHIVTRLDKDTSGLMLFAKHGYAHARMDKQLQQKSIKKHYYALVEGETKLEQQGEIIAPIARDVDSIITRRVHKSGKYAHTRYRLVGDYGRVKLVDINLHTGRTHQIRVHFAHLGLPLLGDDLYGGSLDYGIERQALHCHRLAFVDPFTKKEMVHESSLTDDFETVIMGLKTKKD; this is encoded by the coding sequence ATGAGATATGAATTTACTGTAGGACGTTCATGTCGAGTTAAAACCTTTTTGAAGGAGCACGATATTTCAAAAGGACTTCTAGCCAAAATTAAGTTTGAGGGAGGTCACATCTGGGTCAATGGTGAGGAGCAGTTTGCGACTTATCCTGTCCATGAGGGAGACGTGGTTGCCATAGAAATCCCTGATGAGGCCCCGCATGAAACCTTGAAGCCAATTCCTTTTGACTTGGATATAGTCTATGAGGATGATAACTTCTTGGTGATTAATAAACCCTATGGCTATGCTAGTATTCCAAGTGTTAACCATGATAATACCATGGCTAACTTTGTCAAACATCACTTTGTCAGCAATAATTATCCCAACCAGCGTGTCCATATCGTGACACGTTTGGATAAGGACACATCTGGTCTCATGCTGTTTGCCAAGCATGGTTACGCCCATGCTCGTATGGATAAACAGTTACAACAGAAGTCTATAAAAAAACATTATTATGCCTTGGTTGAAGGTGAGACCAAGCTTGAGCAGCAGGGTGAAATCATTGCACCGATTGCGCGTGATGTGGATTCCATTATCACACGTCGAGTCCATAAATCGGGGAAATATGCCCACACTCGTTATCGTTTGGTAGGTGATTATGGTAGGGTTAAACTGGTTGATATCAATTTGCATACTGGGCGTACCCACCAGATTCGTGTCCACTTTGCCCATTTGGGACTCCCCCTTTTAGGAGATGACCTTTATGGTGGTTCTCTAGACTATGGTATTGAGCGCCAGGCCTTGCATTGCCACCGACTTGCATTTGTTGATCCTTTCACCAAAAAAGAAATGGTCCATGAGTCTTCCTTGACAGATGATTTCGAAACCGTTATCATGGGCTTGAAAACTAAAAAAGATTGA
- a CDS encoding NAD kinase, translating to MTQMKTSSDEMKVAIIANGKPQSRRVASKLFNAFRDDPDFYLTKKNPDVVISIGGDGMLLSAFHMYEKELARVRFVGIHTGHLGFYTDYLDSEVDQLIETLRKDSGAKISYPLLNVKLTLAAGRSFTSIALNEAAIKRNEKTMAADVCLNDVLFESFRGDGLSVSTPTGSTAYNKSLGGAVLHPTIEALQLTEIASLNNRVYRTLGSPLIVPKHEKITVYPTRMGSYTLSVDNKTYTNRNVKKVEFSIDQRKISFVASASHTSFWERVRESFIGDMEE from the coding sequence ATGACACAGATGAAGACCTCTTCGGATGAGATGAAGGTAGCTATTATTGCCAATGGCAAACCCCAAAGTAGGCGTGTTGCCTCGAAACTTTTTAATGCCTTTCGAGATGATCCTGATTTTTATTTGACCAAGAAAAATCCAGATGTGGTCATCTCAATTGGTGGTGATGGTATGTTGCTATCGGCCTTTCATATGTATGAAAAAGAGCTTGCGCGTGTGCGTTTTGTAGGGATTCACACGGGTCATCTAGGCTTTTATACGGATTATTTGGACAGTGAAGTGGATCAATTAATCGAGACGCTTCGAAAAGATAGTGGTGCAAAGATTTCTTACCCTCTTTTGAATGTCAAATTGACCCTGGCTGCTGGTCGTTCTTTTACGTCAATTGCCCTCAATGAAGCAGCAATTAAGCGTAATGAGAAAACCATGGCAGCAGATGTTTGCCTTAATGATGTCTTGTTTGAGAGCTTCCGTGGAGATGGATTGTCGGTGTCAACGCCTACAGGATCAACCGCCTACAATAAATCTTTGGGTGGTGCGGTACTTCATCCCACTATTGAGGCTTTGCAGTTGACAGAAATTGCTAGTCTTAATAATCGTGTTTACCGTACCTTAGGTAGTCCACTTATCGTGCCAAAACATGAGAAGATTACTGTCTATCCTACTCGAATGGGGAGCTACACTCTGTCGGTTGATAATAAGACCTATACCAACCGGAATGTGAAAAAGGTAGAATTTTCGATTGACCAACGTAAGATTTCTTTTGTTGCTAGTGCTAGTCACACAAGTTTTTGGGAACGTGTCCGTGAATCCTTTATTGGAGACATGGAAGAATGA
- a CDS encoding GTP pyrophosphokinase, translated as MTMDWEQFLDPYIQAVGELKIKLRGIRKQFRKQNRHSPIEFVTGRVKSVASIEEKIALRGLSIENLAQDMQDIAGLRVMVQFVDDVDEVLALLRHRSDMTIVSERDYIRNRKNSGYRSYHVIISYPVDTIDGRKEILAEIQIRTLAMNFWATIEHSLNYKYQGNFPEEIKLRLETTARMAYELDEEMRKIRDDIREAQLLFDPINRTLKDSVGNSDDTDEDLFG; from the coding sequence TTGACCATGGATTGGGAACAATTTTTAGACCCCTATATTCAGGCCGTAGGTGAGCTCAAAATCAAGCTCCGAGGCATTCGTAAACAATTTCGTAAGCAAAACCGTCACTCGCCTATTGAGTTTGTGACGGGACGTGTGAAGTCAGTGGCTTCCATTGAGGAGAAAATCGCCCTTCGTGGTCTTTCAATTGAAAATTTGGCTCAAGATATGCAGGATATCGCTGGTCTCCGAGTCATGGTCCAATTTGTCGATGATGTGGATGAGGTTTTGGCTTTGCTTCGTCATCGTAGTGATATGACGATTGTTTCAGAGCGAGACTATATCAGAAACCGTAAAAATTCGGGTTATCGCTCTTATCATGTTATTATCTCTTATCCCGTTGATACCATAGATGGTCGTAAGGAAATTCTTGCAGAGATTCAGATTAGGACTTTGGCCATGAACTTTTGGGCCACCATTGAACATTCTCTTAATTACAAGTATCAGGGGAATTTTCCTGAGGAAATTAAACTTCGCTTGGAAACTACGGCCCGCATGGCTTATGAGCTTGACGAAGAAATGCGGAAGATACGTGATGATATTAGAGAAGCCCAGTTGCTCTTTGATCCAATTAATAGAACTTTGAAGGATAGTGTAGGAAATAGTGATGACACAGATGAAGACCTCTTCGGATGA
- a CDS encoding CYTH domain-containing protein, which translates to MNHLEIEYKTLLTKDEYNRLAVLFSHVTPVTQTNYYIDTPQGDMRNKRLSLRIRTLPTHGELTLKIPEKVGNMEYNVTMDCSEAKAMTKSLDFPECQIKSILLERGVKLEDLTILGHLTTTRREYQTNIGLMALDVNVYADKKDYELELEVSDAKRGKDDFYAFLKENNINFKYAKSKVARFIATLKRDKD; encoded by the coding sequence ATGAACCATTTAGAGATAGAGTACAAGACTCTGCTCACCAAAGACGAGTATAATCGTTTAGCAGTGCTTTTCTCCCATGTAACACCTGTTACGCAAACCAATTACTACATTGATACACCCCAAGGTGACATGAGGAATAAAAGGTTGTCTTTACGTATCAGAACCCTTCCCACTCATGGTGAGTTGACCTTGAAAATTCCTGAAAAGGTCGGAAATATGGAATACAATGTCACCATGGACTGTTCAGAGGCTAAGGCTATGACCAAGTCTCTTGACTTCCCTGAATGCCAAATCAAGTCCATTCTTCTAGAACGTGGTGTTAAGTTAGAGGATCTAACCATCCTTGGACATTTAACCACAACCCGTCGTGAATACCAGACCAATATTGGTCTCATGGCACTTGATGTCAATGTCTATGCTGATAAGAAAGACTATGAGCTTGAGTTGGAAGTTTCAGATGCTAAGAGAGGTAAAGACGACTTTTATGCCTTTCTTAAGGAAAATAATATTAACTTTAAGTATGCCAAGAGTAAGGTTGCACGTTTTATAGCAACCCTAAAGCGAGATAAAGACTAG
- a CDS encoding ribose-phosphate diphosphokinase — MVHQKANPKLKLFSLSSNPEIAEKIAENTGLPLGKVSSRQFSDGEIMINIEESVRGDDIYIIQSTSNPVNDHLWELLIMIDACKRASANSVNVVMPYFGYARQDRIAASREPITAKLIANMLVKAGVNRVLTLDLHAVQVQGFFDIPVDNLFTIPLFAEYYNEKGLTGADVVVVSPKNSGVKRARSLAEYLDAPIAIIDYAQDDTGREEGYIIGEVEGKTAILVDDILNTGKTFAEAAKILERGGVNDIYAVASHGLFAGGAGEVLNASPIKEILVTDSVATKENVPTSVKYLSASELIANAITRIFERQPLSPLFAYTANED; from the coding sequence ATGGTACATCAAAAAGCAAACCCAAAATTGAAATTGTTCTCGCTCAGCTCAAATCCAGAAATTGCTGAAAAAATTGCTGAGAATACCGGATTGCCACTTGGAAAAGTATCTTCACGTCAATTTTCTGACGGTGAAATCATGATTAACATTGAAGAGTCTGTTCGTGGAGACGATATTTACATCATCCAATCTACTAGCAACCCTGTTAACGACCACCTTTGGGAATTGCTCATCATGATTGATGCCTGCAAACGTGCCAGTGCTAACTCTGTCAATGTAGTTATGCCTTATTTTGGTTATGCACGTCAAGACCGTATTGCTGCTTCACGTGAACCAATCACTGCTAAATTGATTGCCAATATGTTGGTTAAAGCTGGTGTCAACCGTGTCTTGACGCTTGACCTTCACGCTGTCCAAGTTCAAGGCTTTTTTGACATCCCCGTGGATAATCTCTTTACTATCCCTCTTTTTGCTGAATACTACAATGAAAAAGGGTTGACTGGTGCAGACGTTGTCGTTGTTAGCCCTAAAAATTCTGGTGTTAAACGTGCTCGTAGCTTGGCTGAATATCTTGATGCTCCAATCGCTATTATTGATTATGCTCAAGATGATACGGGACGTGAAGAAGGCTACATCATCGGTGAGGTTGAAGGTAAAACTGCGATCTTGGTTGATGATATCCTTAATACGGGTAAAACTTTTGCCGAAGCGGCTAAAATCCTAGAACGTGGTGGGGTTAATGACATCTATGCAGTAGCTAGTCACGGGCTCTTTGCTGGTGGTGCCGGTGAAGTCCTCAACGCTTCTCCAATCAAAGAAATCTTGGTTACAGATTCAGTTGCAACTAAAGAAAATGTTCCTACAAGTGTTAAATACCTTTCAGCAAGTGAGCTTATCGCTAATGCTATTACCCGTATCTTTGAACGTCAACCACTTAGCCCACTTTTTGCATATACTGCCAACGAGGACTAA
- a CDS encoding cysteine desulfurase family protein, with protein MVYLDNAATTPLNTAAISAMTHVMTETFGNPSSLHAYGRQASKELREAREEMAKQFQVPARKLIFTSGGTEGNNTAIKGYALANQARGKHLITTAIEHHSVLHTMAYLEERFGFEVTYIQPVNQVITAQQIAEALRDDTILVSVMYANNETGQLLPIKEIGDLLTNHQAAFHVDAVQVAGKLPIHPEELGVDFLSISAHKFHGPKGVGLLYHNDLHFDNLLHGGEQEEKRRASTENLVGIAGMTAAYKQASKNYQDNYKHVETIRQVFLNSLTVPYEINSVGPSLPHVINISFSGKENGPLLTLLDLAGFAVSTGSACTAGTVDPSHVIQSLYGKDSDKLKTAIRVSLSEENTAEELQALAEKLNQIIGD; from the coding sequence ATGGTTTATTTGGATAATGCAGCAACCACTCCTTTGAATACTGCTGCTATCTCAGCGATGACACATGTCATGACTGAAACCTTTGGAAATCCATCCAGCCTACATGCTTATGGTCGTCAGGCTTCTAAGGAACTCCGTGAGGCTCGTGAAGAAATGGCCAAGCAATTTCAAGTTCCTGCTCGAAAACTCATTTTCACCTCTGGTGGGACTGAGGGTAACAATACAGCTATCAAAGGTTATGCCCTTGCCAATCAAGCTAGGGGGAAACATTTGATTACGACTGCTATCGAGCATCACTCTGTCCTTCACACCATGGCCTACCTGGAAGAGCGTTTTGGTTTTGAGGTTACTTATATCCAGCCGGTCAATCAGGTCATTACAGCCCAACAGATTGCTGAGGCCTTACGTGACGATACTATTCTGGTTTCTGTCATGTATGCCAATAATGAAACTGGTCAGTTACTTCCTATTAAGGAAATTGGTGACCTGCTCACCAACCACCAGGCTGCTTTCCACGTGGATGCTGTTCAGGTTGCAGGAAAACTTCCAATTCACCCAGAAGAACTCGGTGTCGATTTTCTCTCAATCAGTGCTCATAAATTTCATGGACCTAAAGGTGTCGGCCTGCTCTATCATAATGATTTGCACTTTGACAACCTACTCCACGGTGGTGAACAAGAGGAAAAGCGTCGTGCCAGCACTGAAAATCTTGTCGGTATTGCAGGCATGACCGCAGCTTACAAACAAGCTAGTAAGAACTACCAAGACAATTACAAGCATGTTGAAACGATCCGTCAGGTGTTCCTTAATTCTCTCACTGTTCCTTACGAGATTAACAGCGTAGGACCCAGTCTACCTCACGTTATCAACATTAGTTTTTCTGGCAAGGAAAATGGACCTCTCTTAACCCTGTTAGACTTGGCTGGATTTGCTGTCTCAACTGGATCTGCTTGTACTGCTGGAACTGTTGACCCAAGCCACGTCATCCAATCCCTATATGGCAAGGATTCTGACAAGCTTAAAACAGCTATCCGCGTTAGTTTATCAGAGGAAAACACTGCTGAAGAACTTCAGGCCCTAGCAGAAAAACTTAATCAAATCATAGGAGACTAA
- a CDS encoding DUF1831 domain-containing protein: protein MAFEKSIHLADCKYRYTISSNVKKFTLRDTTFVQNKIGNYELHRLLEKVPNSGEGFPLKITINKDLTGFKLSITDKSGLRNINIFKNEDHHILQEKFYFLMQSLVDRQVFEQEEV, encoded by the coding sequence ATGGCATTTGAAAAAAGCATCCATTTGGCTGACTGTAAATACCGTTACACCATCAGCTCTAATGTCAAAAAATTCACCCTTCGTGATACAACTTTTGTACAAAATAAAATTGGAAACTACGAGTTACACCGTCTACTCGAAAAAGTGCCTAACTCAGGTGAAGGTTTCCCACTAAAGATCACTATTAACAAAGATTTGACAGGTTTCAAATTGTCAATCACAGACAAATCTGGCCTTCGTAACATTAATATCTTTAAAAATGAAGACCACCATATCTTACAAGAAAAATTCTACTTCTTGATGCAGAGTTTAGTAGACCGTCAAGTTTTTGAGCAAGAAGAGGTCTAA
- a CDS encoding redox-sensing transcriptional repressor Rex, giving the protein MTYEKNIPNATAKRLSLYYRIFKRFHRENIVKTSSKQIAEAIGIDPATVRRDFSYFGELGRRGFGYDVSKLMTFFAELLNDNATTKVVLVGVGNIGRALLHYRFQERNRMQLVMAFDTDDNELVGSQTEDNIPIYGISQIKDKIAQEDIKTAILTVPSVKAQEVAELLVDAGIEGILCFSPVNLNLPRHVVVQYVDLTSELQTLLYFMKEEEKSRRNND; this is encoded by the coding sequence ATGACATATGAGAAAAACATTCCAAACGCTACTGCTAAACGTCTCTCTCTCTATTATCGAATATTCAAACGATTCCATCGTGAAAATATCGTCAAAACAAGTTCCAAACAAATTGCTGAAGCAATTGGAATTGATCCTGCTACAGTGCGTCGTGACTTCTCCTATTTTGGTGAGTTAGGTCGTCGTGGTTTTGGTTATGACGTTAGTAAGCTGATGACATTTTTCGCAGAACTCCTTAATGATAATGCGACAACTAAGGTGGTCCTTGTAGGAGTAGGAAATATCGGACGTGCTCTTCTTCACTACCGTTTTCAAGAACGTAACCGCATGCAGCTGGTTATGGCTTTTGATACAGACGATAACGAACTGGTAGGAAGCCAGACTGAAGACAATATTCCTATCTATGGTATCTCTCAAATCAAGGACAAGATTGCCCAGGAAGATATCAAAACGGCCATCCTGACAGTGCCATCAGTCAAGGCACAGGAGGTGGCTGAGCTTTTAGTTGATGCTGGAATTGAAGGCATTCTCTGCTTCTCTCCAGTCAACCTCAATCTTCCACGCCACGTGGTGGTCCAATATGTAGACTTGACTAGCGAACTACAAACCCTACTCTATTTCATGAAAGAAGAGGAAAAATCAAGGAGAAACAATGACTAA
- a CDS encoding gamma-glutamyl-gamma-aminobutyrate hydrolase family protein: MTKPIIGITANVRPNPAHKDIKWSYAPSGFVEGVQRAGGLAILLPVSEPSEAKTYISMIDKLILIGGQNVDPKFYNEENHASEDDFFLERDIFEMALIEEATKQKKPIFSICRGTQLMNVALGGSLHQDIEHHWQDKPSDYLYHKIIVDENSELAEIYGRETSINSFHHQSIKHLAPDLRVIARDSEDNTVEAVESNTPDLRYLGVQWHPELLLHKREEDLKLFEYVVNEL, encoded by the coding sequence ATGACTAAACCAATTATCGGAATCACAGCCAATGTAAGACCTAATCCAGCCCATAAAGACATCAAATGGTCCTATGCCCCATCTGGCTTTGTAGAAGGAGTTCAAAGAGCCGGTGGCTTAGCAATCCTACTACCCGTATCCGAACCTTCGGAGGCTAAAACCTATATTTCCATGATTGACAAGCTTATCCTCATCGGTGGACAAAACGTTGACCCTAAATTCTACAACGAAGAGAACCATGCCAGTGAAGATGACTTCTTCCTCGAACGGGATATCTTTGAAATGGCACTCATTGAGGAAGCCACTAAGCAGAAGAAACCCATCTTTTCAATCTGTCGTGGAACCCAACTCATGAACGTCGCACTAGGTGGTAGCCTCCATCAAGATATTGAGCATCACTGGCAGGACAAGCCTTCTGATTACCTCTACCATAAGATTATTGTTGATGAGAACAGTGAGTTGGCTGAAATCTACGGACGTGAAACCTCTATCAACTCTTTCCACCATCAAAGTATCAAACACTTGGCCCCTGACCTCCGTGTTATTGCGCGTGACTCTGAGGATAATACTGTCGAAGCTGTTGAATCAAACACACCAGATCTTCGTTACCTTGGTGTTCAGTGGCATCCAGAACTTCTCCTACACAAACGTGAAGAAGACCTCAAACTCTTTGAATACGTTGTAAACGAACTTTAA
- the radC gene encoding RadC family protein — protein MYSIVAEESGLLPRERLLQKGAEVLSDQELLAIVLRTGTRSESVLSMANRILKGMTSLADLSRLSLNELQKIPGIGRVKSIELKAMVELAKRIEKAELARSEQIMSSQQVARRMMLDIGDKPQEHLVAIYLDTQNRIIQQKTVFIGGVRRSIAEPREILHYACHLMATSLIVVHNHPSGEAYPSRNDIDFTQKIKRSCDDLGICLLDHLIVGKSTYYSFREEREDFEL, from the coding sequence ATGTATAGTATTGTAGCTGAGGAGTCGGGGCTTTTGCCTCGTGAGCGTCTCTTACAAAAGGGTGCAGAGGTCTTGTCTGACCAGGAACTGTTGGCGATAGTGCTGCGAACGGGGACGAGGTCTGAGTCGGTCCTATCCATGGCCAACCGTATTTTAAAAGGAATGACGAGTTTGGCGGATTTGTCTCGCTTGTCCTTGAATGAGCTTCAAAAAATTCCTGGTATTGGGCGTGTGAAATCCATTGAGCTGAAGGCTATGGTGGAGTTGGCTAAGAGGATTGAGAAGGCTGAGTTGGCTCGTTCCGAGCAGATAATGTCCAGTCAGCAGGTGGCTCGTCGTATGATGTTAGATATTGGTGACAAGCCTCAGGAGCATCTGGTGGCCATCTACCTTGATACGCAGAACCGTATTATTCAGCAAAAGACGGTCTTTATTGGTGGGGTTCGCCGTTCGATTGCCGAGCCGCGTGAGATTTTGCATTATGCTTGTCATCTGATGGCAACTTCCTTGATTGTGGTCCACAATCATCCTTCGGGGGAAGCCTATCCTAGTCGCAATGATATTGATTTTACTCAAAAGATTAAGAGGTCCTGTGACGACTTGGGAATTTGTCTTCTTGACCATCTTATTGTTGGAAAATCAACTTATTATTCCTTTCGTGAGGAGAGGGAGGATTTTGAACTTTAA